The nucleotide window ATTCCACCTGGTGTGATGTGACCTAGACAATGGAGTCTTATTGAGAAGTGGGAatatggcaggcagagaaaacaaGCTCTCCAGATGCAGAGAGGGCTCCACAGTCTGGCTATTCATAGATGCTTGTCTCAACCTGTTAGAGAGATTGAACTATAAACCACTTGGAATTAGCCCCTGAGAAGCCAGGTACCTTCGCCCTAGATGAGGCCAAATTCTAAGAAACAGCATTTCCTTGTCTATACAATTTGCATATGTATGGATGCTGCCAGTATTGTATAATTTAGTTTGACACAATTTAGTTGTCTGAGCTGTCTTCATTAAAGAAGAAATACTCTGCATGTGTTAAGAACAGAGTTTCCATTATTATCCCGGTGTTAAAACGTTCACAGTTTCACCCCAGTAAGACAGTGGCCGGAGACCTAGGTGAGATTAACTTAGGGTGAGAAGCTTGGTAATGTTTGCCAGTTTGTCAGCAGGGCTGAGAATTTAATCCTTTTCTCACTGAGAGGTACAGGACCCGTCCTTTCTTATTAATATATCTTGAAAAtaagattaaatatataaatctacaGCGAGGACAATGCAATGCTCAGGCATAGGTGATGCATATGTGCTTTGGGAATCGTAAATAAGTTTCGGTGTTCACGTTCTTATCTGTCTCCTTCTTAGAAACTGCTTGTGCTTAAGACTTTTGGTCAGGTAAATTAAAAAACTCATTAAACTTCAAAGCATGATTTAGTAGAGAGCGTATTATTGCTATAGTTTGTAAAGTATGTTATATAGATCAATCAATCTATGAACACAGATGAAGACCCTACAATGCTACTGTAATAATATAAACCCTACCTAATAatctaacacacatacacagtgtgtgtgtgtggagagagagagagagagagagagagagagagagagagagagagagagtgagtgattAAGGTGGAGAATACTTTACCCCTCATATTCTTAGGTCCAGAAGTATTTTGGAGTTAGGAGATGTTTCTTGAAGTTGGGAATATTTTCGTATATGTAATGAGATAATTTGAGGATGGGACCCAGGTCTAAAGTCAGAGTCTTCAAGTTAACttgatataatattttaaataattttgggTAGGAAGCAAAGTGTCGTGGCATGGAGTTTCCACTTGAGGCGTTATGCCCCACACAAAGCTTCAGATTCTGGAGAATTTGTCATTTCAGATTTTAGGGCAATGGATTCTCTACCTGTATATTCATTTTAGTTCTTTTTGAatgtaactggaaaaaaaatggtcCATTATACCCATGGCTAATGCCAAGTTCAGCAGCTCCGGTCTCTAAGAGTGTGTTAGCAGCATGATTCTGAGCATTCTCTGCACATGTGTCCCTCATGAGGCCAGTCTTTTACTTACATCCTTTTCTCAGCACACTGGGAGACCTTGGACAAGCAAATTTCTTGCTCTGGGCATCAGTTTTCATTATGATTGATATGAAGACTTGGATAAGATTATCCCAATAGCCTTGTCTAGTTTGAGGATTCTAGATGTAATCAAAGTTtgaattgtaaaagaaaaaaacctgctttttttttttttttgtgactttAACTCTGTTCTTTGTTCTGTAGCAACTTTCTGGATTTTCTCCCTGCctgtctcattttctcttttccctttttatctttttctttgtctttcttcagaGCCCAGGTGGGAGTGCCAGTTCTCATTAATAGAAAAAAGATACAAACTTCTCCCCCTGGATACTTCtgaacattttataaaagaaaatctcaGAGTTGATTTGCTTAATTTTTGCTTAAAAACTGTATGTGAGAGGATGtgtttgtctcaaaacaactctTTAGAGGAAGCTGGTCTTGCCAGATGAAATGATGTCTCCCTGCCTGCTCTGACGGGTAGCCTGGGAAGAGAGGATTGTATTGTCTGTTTATTATGCAGTTTACAAGGCCCCTGTCTGATTTAGGCTTGAACACAATGACATATATAAATATCTTTATGGTAGGGCACTGGGTTTGCCAGCAATGGTTCTGATGTTGAGAATGCTTTTGTCTTGCCTGGTGGTGGCAAGTCCCTCCTCGACGGTAGCAGCAGCTGGGTAGGGAGTGATCCAGTGACACCCAGGTGTCTCTGGGACTTTTCCTAGTCAGTGCATGGCTGTCACACTGTTCTCATTAAACTGTGGCAGTGACAGGATGACACCTCAATGTGCAACAGCTGGAGGCCCTGCACATGCTGCTAAAATAGCCGCAGAACTGAGGTGAAAGGTTTAATTTTAGGCCTTTAAAAATCTAGGCTCCCTCCTTGAGTCTGCAATTAAATGGTTGAGTCGATCTTTTTACTACATGCTGCCTGTAAAGTTCTTGACTGTCTTCTGTCATAATGTGATAGTGTGTTTGCAACAGCAGACTCTCTCTTTGAACTGACTTTGTACTATAAGAAGTCTTCCATCATTAGGttatctaattttaaatttaacacaGATTTGATAGTTCGTTTCCAAGTGGAAAGCTTGGGGCTTATTTTGGAAAATAACCCCTTTGTAAATGGAGAATTTACTGGTGAGGTTGTTCTTGCAGCCTGAAAGCCGACTAGAAAGCAGAGGGGCTCAGCTCACATTAGAGTTCCCAGTCAGGTTACAAACGTTTGTTTTTCATGGAGAGGAAATGAACTGGCATTCAGCACACTGCAAATAATATGACGAGGCTAAAACAAAGTTTCCTAACAAGTAGCCAGCTATCTAGGTCATTCTCCTAAAAGCAGGGAAGAAGTCATTCTATTCCGAATGTAAAACACATAAATATGCCCCCTGCTCTTGATAAAAGTCACTTAAGGAGAGAGGgccaaaagaaatggacaaagaaagctgaaaggaagggagacaggaagagaaggttGGGGGACAACGGTAGAGAGGCCGAGGTAAGAGAGAAAtgagcaagcacaaggcagaCTGGGGGGTCTGCATGGGCCAATCTGAACCCTTCTCATTTTGCGCCCCCTGCCCTCTAATATTATCCCTGGGGACAGATTACTTCTTCTCTGGCTCTCTTCCAAGTTCTCGGTTTTCATAAACCCTTATCTGGACTCAGATCTGCCCTTAGCTTCTGAGCTGAGTAGTTTAGTTCCCCCTAAACTGCTTATGGGCGGGGCCACTGCCCTGCGCTCTCACTGTTTCCATGGCTACTGCCCATCATACTCCAACACTACCTCCAGCCCCCAGTGTTCCCTGCAGCACCCCGTGTCCCCTACAAGCTGCATGTTTGCCCCCAACGTCACTTTTCTTCCCCAGCAAACATACAAAACAATagcacaacaacaaaacaccaaggaCATCAGAACTTGCCTGGGTTTTCTGgaaattctcatttcttcttctgagacaagagggggatcttttttttttttaaattttataatttaatttaattttacatatcagccatggattcccctgtcctcgctCCCCCCCTCCCCGGCCGCCACTCCCCCtcagcccctccattcccatctcctccagggcaaagacccctggggattcagctcaacctggtaaattcagtccaggcagatccagtcaAGAGGGGAATCTTTATCCTTCTCACTTTCAGTTTTAGGCAATAAAACACAGCAGTGAAGAAGGCTTACCACCCTTGCCCCTCAGGGGGTCGTGGTGGTAGtgggtcacaactgcctgtaacttccaCTCCAGTAAATCTGACTCCAAAATACTCTAAGCAGTTGCTTCAAATACCACCCCCCCAGCATTTTCATTAACAAAGAGCTAACTGTACTCTGCAAGGATATGCTGCACACTAACCTCACATCGCCCTGTGGCAGCAGACTTCTGGTAGAGGCCCCCATAATCCCTGTTTTCTTGTATCCACATCATGTAATCTTCTTGTTTCAGTGTGGGCTGGACCTACAGTGTCACTTTTAATGAGCAGAATGTGACAAATATGATGTGATGTCACTTCTGATATTAGGTTACAAAGGGCTGTGATTGCCATCTTCCTGGCGTTCATTGCTCTTTCTTGCTTACTAATATGATGAAACTTGATGTGGTGTGAGCTGCCTTACTGGGAAGCTCTGTAGCAAGGAGTTATCGGTGATGGCCAGTCAACAGCTAGCAAGGATTCCTGATCAACAGAAACTGGGAGACACAAAAACTGCTAAAGCCATTTGTTTGGAGGCAATTGTTACACAGCAGTAGGTAGTATGAAATGAACTCTTAACAGGCacactctctctgtttctgaATATAAAAATGAGTTCATGATTTGATTGTCTTTAGTTATAATTTACAACTAGAAATTCACGTTTTAGTAAGATTCTTTTGAACGATTCTGGAAGGGGAAGCTGCGTCTTACAAGCGTGGTAAGCCACAGGTTATTTCTTCTTTCCACATCCTCTCTGAATCAGCTTGATCTTTTCCCACAGCCTCTCCAAACTCTCAACATACCCCAATCTGACCTACAAGATTTAACGGCGGGTTGTTAATTTTGCTGCATTATTGCACATCTGTCAGGGAGGATTGGAACGCCTTATGCCATAGTGGCTATGGCTTCATTTGGGTCCCTGAGCCAAACAGCAATCATGAGTCATTTGATTATTAACCTTGGAAAGATTCAAATAGCTTAAGTGGACTCATTACTGAGTTCTTGATCATTCTATGTACTTTATTTGGCATCAGTACCAATACCAATGTATTTGTTGTCTATTGGTCgatagacaacaacaacaaaattctgcCTTTGCAAGTCTCATTTCTGAATTTCACAATTATCACAAGTCTTTGTTATAAATCTAAACTTGCATGGAATGCAGACTGTTTTCTAGAAAATATGAGCTATAGCCTCCATGtatgttctttttatttgccACCATGCTAAGCATTTTTTTAATCCAAGTCCCAGAGATTCATGTTTAAAACtcaattaataatttaaaaataatataacgtttaaataaaatttaagctcAAAGAGCTGAAATGGAAGTCACATCAAGACCCAAGTTACATGTAGTGGTATCTACAAAATGATTGAAAATTATGGTATGTGCTAAGATTTCTTTTGTGCCACTTACTAACCTTATGCTGAAGATGGGTTGTCGCTGCCTTTCTCCTCACCCTTTGTTACCTACATTCTTCTGGCCATCTTCTTTCTACCTTCCTACATTTTTTATTCCCCCTTTATCAGTGTTTGCTAAGGCATTGGAAGAATGATATAAACGGCATGTTTACGGCTCAGCCCTCATCTGTCACTTATTCACAGCATCTTGGGACAGCCACGAGTCTCTGCATTTAGCAGTTATCATTGAAATAGAGGCTTCTTTCTATGGGTTGAGAGAAGTCTTTATATAAAGatgtaaacataaaaattagaaGGCAGATCAGTTTTATGTCTATTTGGTGAAGCACCAATAGTAATTTCCCTCAAAGGGACTATGACCTTCCATGGCATGGGTTTTTGACCAGGCTTACAGCACAAGGTATGGgatcaaatccaatcagagagcagTTGGTTGACACCATAACAACCATGCCACTACCACATAAGTGGGCCTATCTTTCCAGGTATGTTATAGTTCATAGAGTTCACTTCTATGTCTTTTCTTCCCCCTGCAGCCTGCACAACACCTCCTAACActttgaaagctagccagcagagagGATGCTTCCAGTTCAATACCAGATTGATTCCTCTAAATCTTAAAACCATGGTGTTTTCAGAAAAAGGATTTATCATCTAGTTTTAGTGGGAAACCAAACAGAAAGGTGAGAGTCTGTGTTGCTTTGGAGGCTTCTGGAATCTCCCTGACAAGTAACTCCTATGGAGGTAGTTCATACCTGGCACTGAGGTTCTTGCTTAGGGCCTTGCTGCTTCTAGGAGCAGAATTATCTAGCCAGACTGAGAAGCCTCCTTCAaactctttaatattttttaattgagttataaGGTAATGGATTTCCACatagtatttttcctttctcacacccctcttcttccccatctctaTAACCCTCTCCCTGTTTAACCCTTCATATCCCTGGTTGTCCCCCTTTATACTTCCATTTTACCTATGTTTTATTATCATCCATCCCTTAAAATGCCTACCTCTACTTGCCCCTCTGTAGTTACATGGCTTCTACAGGTATTTTAagttaaacacacaaaagaattaaAACTATGATCCACTTATGAGAGAGAACACTGGTATCTGGTTACCATACTCAGAATAATATTTtgtagtttcatccatttacttgagaatttcatctttcttcattgctaataaaattttattgtgtgtatgtatcacattttcattattcatctaTTAGTTGTtgggcatctaggctgattccatttcatagctgttgtgaatagaacagcaattaACATGGATGTGCAATTATCTCTGCAGCAGGGTATAGATCCCTTTGGGTATCTGCcaaggaatggtatagctgggttgtatctgttttatttctagctttaaaaaaaatatttacttttatttgtgtggtgtgtgtgtgtgtgtgtgtgtgtgtgtgtgtgtgtgtgtgtgtgtatgtatgtatgtatgtatgtgaatgtgcactggtgtctgcagaggcctgaagaggatgttgggtcccctagagctggagttataggtgattggGATTTTCCCAACaaagatgctgggaactgaacttaagaagagaaggaagtgctattaaccactaagcaatctctctagcatctattttcagttttttgagaacTTGAACCTGTGTTTTATAACTGGTATCCCAGTATCTCTGAGGGCAAGTGGGTGATTAGGTCACTCATGAAGAGATAGCACTTTGATGATAGTATGCTTTATGAAGTTTGCCTGAGACAACTTTACAGACTGGTCAGTACTTACATATCACCTGCCCACTAACTGCCAACACATGTACCATCTCTTACAAAGGGAGTTTACCTGACCTTTGGAGTCTACATTTCCAAACATGTGACAGACCAAATACTGGGGATTAAAATCATCCTAATCAACAGATGATAGGTGCAGGGCTATGGATCCTCTACTTCCTTCAGCTGTCTGGTGGAGCCGCTCTGTTGTGTATATTTTATACTGGTTTGCAGAATTCTCCGCTGGGAGAAGACTGAGAACAAGTTCCAGGTACCTATAGTAATGCCTGGCTTCATTTCTCTTCCTGATGACTAggatttcctcctcctcctcctaattAAACTATCTGCCCTGAAATCTTTGTCTTAGGTTATGTTCTTGGGGATAaatgaaaatgacagagactatATACATCCTCTCTGGGAATTTTCCCTGTCGttccatgtggtggtttgaatgagaagggcctccataggctcatatatttggatgttTTGTCCCTAGTTGGTAAAACTGCTTTAGAAAGGagtaggaggtgtgaccttgttggaggaggtatgtcactcagggtgggcttcgaggtttcaaaagcccacaccaggcccaatCTCTCTTTGCCTTCAGCTTGTGGATCAGAGTGTAAGCACTTCTCCAgtgctatgcctgcctgccttctgccaAGCTTCCTGCTGTGATGATCATGaattaagcctctgaaactgtaggcgaGTCATgggttaaatgctttctttcataagttctgttggtcatggtgtcttttgaCACTCCGTTCTGCAGGTATGCGATGCACTGACTGTTGCTCTCATGAACCTTATTGGCTATGGCTGACTGTCATTCTAACATGTCTGATCTTGATTCCAGCAGACAGAACCCACGTGATACGCTCACTGACACTTTCAGAAGTCTAACAGAGAAAGTGCTATCATTGTTTCCAAAATCTGGGGTGTAATTCCTCTTGGGGGAGTGGCCTTCCTGATCTCACCTTTGCCCCAAACCAGGAATTGCAGCATAAGTCTCCACATGTGGACTACATCTTGCAGTTTGAGTTAAATGGCCCCCAAACATATGGTGTTGTTTTTGCATTTTCCAACACATGGACAGTTTCTCACATTTTAAATCAACTGAAAATGAGAAGATTATATTCAAATCTTCTTGGAGGATTAACTACCAGGAAATGTGTTTGatttacataaatatttgtgGTGGATATGATAAGGTCAGACACTTTGCAAAGACATATTTCATACAGAAGAAAATGGGATTCCAAGAAGTGTCAAGGTGGATGATTCTGGAATCACAGGCTTATCGGGGCTGGACTGCCATACTCTCTTTACTTAGACTGTAGTAAAAGGGAAGCAGAGGATGGGATGGGGATAGATAAACCAAGTTTAGATAAGAGgtgttagttgtttttttggtttttgttttgttttgttttgtttttttttccccgtaTGAATGCTGCAGACAAGGATCCATCTCCACAGCAGACAATCTCTGTCCTTTTGTGATATTACACCATGTAGATTATAATGTCTGTATGAGCCCAAGTTAGATGTTCAGGGGCTTCAAGGTAAAGCCATTGGAAATACTTGTATGTAGAAAGGTTCTATTCCCTATTGACCAGATTTCACGTGGGGTTTGAGAGATGATTCTATACTGTACATCGAATAAAGGATGATGCAAAGGATACTGTCCCTGAGAGAGATCAGGCCCACTTATTTCTCAGAGGTCTGCATCAGAAAGGGCAGCGACATGCCTGGAAGACAGTGGTTCTCTGCAGGTGATGATCaataggaaaaggagaaaggcagctCATTAGCCACTTCTCTCCGTAGCAGTTCACTGGGCCTTGTCAAACTTCCAAAGCCACAGCCAGCTGTGTTGTCCTCATTATGGAAATAGGCCCACCAGAGCACTGCTCTCTTGGCTAACACTAGGCATTAACACTGCAGGGACTCTGGGCCAGACCCTGAAGACCAGAATGTGGTCAGCAGCTCTGTTTTTCAGAGTACTTTCAGCCTTGAGCAGCCTCCTGCTTCCTTTATGTTCATCTTCCACCTAATGTTCTAAGACACACATAGTGAAGAGCCTAAGGAGGAGTTTATTCAAAGCCGTACACATTCTGGGATAGCTTTACTCAGACAGAGGTCACCAGTGTAGATGACCTCAGACCCCAGATTGGTGACCTGTCTGAGCGTAGAAACCAGGCTGCCAAAATTGTTTCCTACCAccagggggaggagggagcaaCTCAAGTTCCCAAGGAAACTCCTCAACTCCACTGCAGAATTGCAGTCATTGAGCCTTCTCAGTCCCATTTCCGCATCATTTCTGGTTTCTCTTCGCCTTAAAAGGTACTGGCTTatccctccaaatcctcctccctccccctagTTATCTGTGgccataaaataatgattttacaAGCAAGGAGTTTCTCTTGTAGAGACAAGAGGCAGAATGAATGAATAGGGAGGAGGGCTCCAGATCTGCAAATGTGCTGACTCTTTGCTAACAGGGTCTGGGTGGCTTTAGGAAACCAGGGAGGAGACTCAGCCTTGGGGACAGCGGGGGCATCGGGGAAGTAGTCATCTATAGGGGTTTTCAACTCCGATTTCCAAGGCTAGCACTTTCCAAGCGTATCTATAAAtccagatttctttcttcctctgtagaGAGGGATCAATAATTTTGATCATTTTAGAGTTGCTTAGAAAGTTAAACGTGAACGGGATAAGGTTCATCATAACCTGTACCTGTGACCTGTGATGAAGCTTATAAAGTTCATGAGGCTTATGAAGTTGAAAAAAATCTCTATAGCGTGCTGGGTCTaacctcctccctccccaacccctctctcttTTCACTGATTACAcgccccctcctcccagcccccaactccttCAGTACTCCTCTCTCCCGGGCTCTGGTCTTGGGCTGCAGTTGCGCGCGGCCACCTCTAGATGGAACTTTCTCACCAACCCAAAGCCAGACAGGCCAGAGCACCCCTGGTTCAGGGTGATGCTGCGAGGGGGTTCCCTCCTTCTCTCCGCGGGACGGGCGCCCAGTGGAGGCATCTGGGCGGTAGCCAGCAGGAAGGGGCACGGGCTTATGCTCTCGGAGCCCAGCGGGCTCTGGGCCGCTGAATGGGAGGGAATCCTGAGATTTCCCCGGTGAGCGAGCTCCTCAGGAGTTTCACGCCTTGATCTGGGCTCTTCTAATGCTCTCCACAAAATGACAGTCGCCCTGGTTGCCTGGTCCCGTACAGTGCCCGCGGTGGGACTGTGTTCTGTCCCTCCTCCAGCTTCAGGGGCGGGACAGAAGGCGTCCCTTGGCATCCTCCCGTGTTCAAGCCACTGGACAGTACCGAGGACCAGACAGCCGCTAGCGGGAGGCAAACTTTGCATGGAAGTGCGCGGCTTGCGGGCGCGACTTTGAACATCACTGAAAAGAAAGCAAGTGTCAGGACACTTTTCACCTGTCATGGTCACCCTCCTCCGAGCTGTGCTCATTGGGAGGGAAGGGGTCCCGGGTTCGCCAGAGCCGTCCCCCACTGTTTCAGGTCGACGTCGAGCCTCGCTTTTCCGCGTGGGTCTCGAGCTCGCTGCACCGCTGCCGCCGTTTCATGCCTCTCCCAGCCACCCCGCCTCTCCCCATTTTCAAACCCTCCCTTCTTTGTCCGGGGCGGGGCAGGTGGGGGTGAGATAtttaaacagcagcagcaacaataacaacaaaacccagaactCTTGTCATTTCTGGTGCCCGAGTTGATTCCGACTTGAGCGCCGAAGGGGTCCCGTCGCGGGGGTGTCCCCGTCGCTACCCACGCCGGGGTCTCTGCCCCTCGGGGATCTCCCTCCCTCTTTGACTGGTTGGCGCGAAGCGATTGGCGATCCCGGGCGCGATCCCGAGCGCGGATCCACGCGCCGCGTGGGGTGAATGGCCGCGGGAGGAGGATCGGGAGGCGCAGGGCGCAGACCAATCGCGGCCGCCGGTGGGAGTATTTGTTATTCACATGGAAGAGACTCGCCGGTGGCTCGGCCAGCTCAGCCCCCTCAGCCCGGAGATCAGCCACAAGTGCGGCCGCGGTGCTCGCCTCGCGCGGTGGCgacggcggcggtggcggcgctgACGTGGAGATGCGGGCCCCCAGCGGGCTTCCTCACCTCGCCCTCTGCGGGGAGCAGGGTAAGACTCCCCGCTGAACAGCAGGCGCAGAAGAAGGAAGCAAGTGCTGAAGCACGCCAGAAAAGCCCCCACCTTTCaactctcccccaaccccaagcTGGCTGCAAAAGTAGGACCCCCCTCCCCAGATTTTATTgccatttccattttctctcccCAAGCCATGCAGCTGACAGCCAGGTGTATgctttcttctctgatgactttaaTGATCTGCTTTTTTCTGGGCACAAGTAGATGGCTTTGCACACCAgagtctggggaaaaaaaaattggcGGGCGGAGAAACGCggatggggagagagggggagtgGGCACCAGGGGGCGAGGGGCTGGCCGGGCATTGGAGCTTGATTGGGTGTCTGTTGATTTTACGTTGCAAATAACAAGGCGGCCACCCCTCTTGTCTTCCCATGATTACATTCCAGTGAAGAGGTGTGGAATAGAGGGAGCTTAGCTTGGATTTCCCAAGACTTGGAGATGTGATCCCCCGAAAGTTTAGACGGTGAATGGGAGACTGAAGGGTGACGGGAGTGGGCAGGCGCTCCTAGGATGCTCTAACCGGGCGTGCGGCGGCAGGGTTTTAAATCGCTCTGCCAGAGATTGCTTGGCCTGAGTGACCTCCTGGACCTGCCCTGACGGAATCTGGACTTGCCCGGCTGAGATGCCCAGGTACATTGGTTATGCGAATCTAAATCGAAGGATT belongs to Onychomys torridus chromosome 3, mOncTor1.1, whole genome shotgun sequence and includes:
- the LOC118579932 gene encoding uncharacterized protein LOC118579932 isoform X2, producing MAAGGGSGGAGRRPIAAAGGSICYSHGRDSPVARPAQPPQPGDQPQVRPRCSPRAVATAAVAALTWRCGPPAGFLTSPSAGSRE